One Clavibacter zhangzhiyongii genomic region harbors:
- a CDS encoding alpha/beta fold hydrolase, translating into MLTETDLRLPDGRALHCYDTGSGDDAELVVVYHHGTPNVGPPPAPLVDSPAARGIRWVSYDRPGYGGSTRHPGRTVATTVSDDLAVADALGVERFAAFGHSSGGVLALAAAASLGERVLGALCGAALAPLAAEGIDWFAGMHAGGERELRAALTGAEALEAELAASEFDPAMFTDGDLHALEADWAWLDGVASHGLDAGPGGMVDDDLALVADWGVDLAAVRAPVILLHGDADRIAPVAHARWLADRVPGAELVIRPGDGHISVLHGAEDALARLRERIRAAA; encoded by the coding sequence ATGCTCACCGAGACGGACCTGCGGCTGCCCGACGGCCGCGCGCTGCACTGCTACGACACGGGATCCGGCGACGACGCCGAGCTCGTGGTCGTCTACCACCACGGCACCCCGAACGTCGGGCCGCCGCCCGCGCCGCTCGTCGACTCCCCCGCCGCTCGCGGGATCCGGTGGGTCTCGTACGACCGGCCGGGCTACGGCGGATCCACCCGGCACCCGGGCCGCACCGTCGCGACCACTGTGTCGGACGACCTCGCCGTCGCGGACGCGCTCGGCGTCGAGCGGTTCGCCGCGTTCGGGCACTCCAGCGGCGGCGTGCTCGCGCTGGCCGCCGCAGCCTCGCTCGGCGAGCGCGTGCTCGGCGCGCTCTGCGGGGCCGCCCTCGCGCCGCTCGCCGCGGAGGGCATCGACTGGTTCGCCGGCATGCACGCGGGCGGCGAGCGGGAGCTGCGGGCGGCGCTCACCGGCGCGGAGGCCCTCGAGGCGGAGCTCGCCGCATCCGAGTTCGACCCCGCGATGTTCACCGACGGCGACCTGCACGCGCTCGAGGCCGACTGGGCGTGGCTGGACGGCGTCGCATCCCACGGCCTCGACGCGGGACCCGGCGGCATGGTCGACGACGACCTCGCGCTCGTCGCCGACTGGGGCGTCGACCTCGCGGCCGTCCGCGCGCCGGTGATCCTGCTGCACGGCGACGCCGACCGGATCGCGCCCGTCGCGCACGCGCGCTGGCTCGCCGACCGGGTGCCGGGCGCCGAGCTCGTGATCCGCCCGGGCGACGGCCACATCTCCGTTCTGCACGGCGCGGAGGACGCGCTCGCGCGGCTGCGGGAGCGGATCCGCGCCGCCGCATAG
- a CDS encoding MerR family transcriptional regulator: MKGKSARRIDGITTTREEGGMLRIGDVAGRAGVSTRALRYYEEQGLLPAERTASGQRVYPEAAVERVQLIQQLFAAGLPSRTIRQLLPSVDSGVAAPESLALLRSERDRITAAIAELERAREELNRVIDICQHPTPEHCPALREGGAAYAGVHAEAVAA; this comes from the coding sequence GTGAAGGGCAAGTCCGCCCGGCGGATCGACGGGATCACCACCACGAGGGAAGAGGGCGGCATGCTGCGGATCGGCGACGTGGCGGGACGCGCGGGCGTGAGCACCCGGGCGCTCCGGTACTACGAGGAGCAGGGCCTGCTGCCCGCCGAGCGCACCGCGAGCGGCCAGCGCGTGTACCCGGAGGCGGCGGTCGAGCGCGTGCAGCTCATCCAGCAGCTGTTCGCCGCGGGGCTCCCGAGCCGCACGATCCGCCAGCTGCTCCCGAGCGTCGACAGCGGCGTCGCGGCGCCGGAGTCGCTCGCGCTCCTGCGCTCCGAGCGCGACCGGATCACCGCGGCCATCGCCGAGCTCGAGCGCGCCCGCGAGGAGCTGAACCGCGTCATCGACATCTGCCAGCACCCGACGCCGGAGCACTGCCCGGCGCTGCGCGAGGGCGGGGCGGCGTACGCGGGAGTGCACGCGGAGGCCGTCGCGGCCTGA
- a CDS encoding glycosyltransferase, protein MRLMLITAGTRGDVEPFAALARHAASRGHEVRLALPDDAVAPEGVDAVGLGLDAQRMLAPAGRTPWALARHLRTEVRPAMRRMLASAVRETVDFAPDVVVHHPLILSAPMVADALGVPRVLVEFAPVATPSDRFPAAGGPTATRDLGPRNRSTYAVPRAAARLFDADVARAVAELPGGRRPAERSPSRATLMAVSPALLPRPDDWPERVHQTGAWHAEAATASPDPLVEGFLAAGPFLVASFGSMARGDAAARGRAIVQAARSHGLRVLLVTGWGGLALPTECRGPDVLAVRSAPFDRVLPGAALAVHHGGAGTSHAVARAGVPAVVVPVTADQPFWAAQLHRRGVAAAPIPLRRLSVDALVPAMGDALSRRERAAEVGALMRREQGVRRAVDVLESL, encoded by the coding sequence ATGCGCCTGATGCTGATCACCGCCGGCACCCGAGGCGACGTGGAGCCCTTCGCGGCCCTGGCACGGCACGCCGCCTCCCGTGGGCACGAGGTCCGGCTGGCCCTGCCCGACGACGCGGTCGCGCCCGAGGGGGTGGACGCCGTGGGCCTCGGCCTGGACGCGCAGCGCATGCTCGCCCCGGCCGGCCGCACCCCCTGGGCCCTCGCCCGCCACCTGCGCACGGAGGTGCGTCCGGCGATGCGGCGGATGCTCGCCTCCGCGGTGCGGGAGACGGTCGACTTCGCGCCCGACGTGGTGGTCCACCACCCCCTGATCCTCAGCGCGCCGATGGTCGCGGACGCGCTCGGCGTGCCCCGCGTGCTGGTGGAGTTCGCGCCGGTGGCCACCCCCAGCGACCGCTTCCCCGCCGCAGGGGGTCCGACGGCCACCCGCGACCTCGGCCCGCGCAACCGGTCCACCTACGCCGTGCCGCGCGCCGCCGCCCGCCTCTTCGACGCCGACGTGGCGCGCGCGGTGGCCGAGCTGCCGGGTGGTCGTCGTCCCGCCGAGCGCTCGCCGTCGCGCGCGACGCTCATGGCCGTGAGCCCCGCGCTGCTGCCGCGGCCCGACGACTGGCCGGAGCGGGTGCACCAGACGGGCGCCTGGCACGCGGAGGCGGCGACCGCATCCCCCGACCCGCTCGTCGAGGGGTTCCTGGCGGCCGGGCCCTTCCTCGTCGCCTCGTTCGGCTCCATGGCCCGGGGGGATGCGGCGGCCCGGGGGCGGGCGATCGTCCAGGCCGCCCGCTCCCACGGCCTGCGGGTGCTGCTCGTGACCGGCTGGGGCGGGCTCGCGCTGCCGACGGAGTGCCGCGGCCCCGACGTGCTGGCGGTGCGGTCGGCGCCGTTCGACCGGGTGCTGCCGGGCGCGGCGCTCGCCGTGCACCACGGCGGGGCCGGGACCTCCCACGCCGTGGCGCGGGCCGGCGTGCCCGCCGTCGTCGTGCCCGTCACCGCCGACCAGCCGTTCTGGGCCGCCCAGCTGCACCGGCGGGGGGTGGCCGCCGCCCCGATCCCGCTGCGCCGCCTGTCGGTCGACGCCCTCGTGCCGGCGATGGGCGACGCCCTGTCCCGTCGCGAGCGGGCGGCCGAGGTGGGCGCGCTCATGCGACGGGAGCAGGGTGTGCGGCGGGCGGTCGACGTGCTCGAATCCCTCTGA
- a CDS encoding SDR family oxidoreductase, which produces MDIQDQVALVTGANRGIGRAFVEELLERGARKVYATARRPEAIDVPGVEVLRLDLTDPASVTAAADAASDVTLVINNAGISTGATLVTGDMAEIRREMDTHFYGTLGVIRAFAPVLAANGGGGIVNILSALSWFSTSGAGGYAAAKAAEWNMTNAVRLELAGQGTLVQGVHLGAADTDIMAGYDGPMIAPRDVARAALDGVAAGSVEVVVDDWSRMVKDSLAGDPTPFYEKMRAILG; this is translated from the coding sequence ATGGACATCCAGGATCAGGTCGCCCTCGTCACCGGCGCCAACCGCGGCATCGGCCGCGCCTTCGTCGAGGAGCTCCTCGAGCGCGGCGCCCGCAAGGTCTACGCGACCGCGCGCCGCCCCGAGGCGATCGACGTCCCCGGCGTCGAGGTGCTGCGCCTCGACCTCACCGACCCCGCGTCGGTCACCGCCGCCGCCGACGCCGCGTCGGACGTGACGCTCGTGATCAACAACGCGGGCATCTCCACGGGCGCGACGCTCGTCACGGGCGACATGGCGGAGATCCGCCGCGAGATGGACACGCACTTCTACGGGACGCTCGGCGTGATCCGCGCCTTCGCGCCCGTGCTCGCCGCGAACGGCGGAGGCGGCATCGTCAACATCCTGTCGGCGCTGTCGTGGTTCTCGACCTCGGGCGCTGGCGGCTACGCGGCCGCGAAGGCGGCGGAGTGGAACATGACGAACGCGGTGCGGCTGGAGCTCGCGGGACAGGGCACCCTCGTGCAGGGCGTGCACCTCGGGGCCGCGGACACCGACATCATGGCCGGCTACGACGGCCCGATGATCGCCCCGCGGGACGTGGCGCGCGCGGCGCTCGACGGCGTGGCCGCGGGATCCGTCGAGGTGGTCGTCGACGACTGGAGCCGCATGGTGAAGGACTCGCTGGCCGGCGACCCCACCCCGTTCTACGAGAAGATGCGCGCGATCCTCGGCTGA
- a CDS encoding MFS transporter — protein sequence MSDTTASARPASGGSGAPGASGSSAAPVVSRRAWQALIVLLAGMFIALLDTTIVNVALPTIRTSLDASESTLSWIISGYALAFGLALIPAGRLGDRYGHKWVFVSGIALFTLASLACGVAQDDLQLVISRVVQGLAGGLFVPAVTAFIQLLFPPQARGKAFAIMGAVIGVSSALGPIVGGLIIQAAGEESGWRLVFFVNLPVGLATVIAAIFLLPSRRVAEEVAGDVRAQSGQRGAGAPAKPAAPAATGVDLVGILLVSAGLVALLVPLIDGQDQGWPLWTYLSLAGGVVLLALFGAWEVMQTKRAKSVLVPPHLFSHPAFTGGVILAMVYFAAFTSIFFTISILWQSGLGNTALASGLVSIPFAIGSIVGSSQSNRLTNRLGRSVLVIGTALVSVGLIWLWLVLLNTAAEDLNSWMLLVPLLLAGIGNGLFIAPNAQFIVATVDPAEAGAASGVIGTVQRVGSAVGIAVIGSVLFAGVAGAGIRGPQMVPQAFTDASASAMGVSAIFAVVAFALVFTLPRRVSRGH from the coding sequence ATGTCCGACACCACCGCATCCGCCCGCCCGGCGTCCGGCGGCTCCGGCGCGCCCGGCGCATCCGGATCCTCCGCCGCCCCCGTCGTCTCCCGCCGCGCCTGGCAGGCGCTCATCGTGCTGCTCGCCGGCATGTTCATCGCGCTGCTCGACACGACCATCGTGAACGTGGCGCTGCCGACCATCCGCACGAGCCTCGACGCCTCGGAGTCGACGCTGAGCTGGATCATCTCCGGCTACGCCCTCGCGTTCGGCCTCGCGCTGATCCCCGCGGGCCGCCTCGGCGACCGCTACGGGCACAAGTGGGTGTTCGTGAGCGGCATCGCGCTCTTCACGCTCGCCAGCCTCGCGTGCGGTGTGGCTCAGGACGACCTCCAGCTCGTGATCTCGCGCGTGGTGCAGGGGCTCGCCGGCGGCCTGTTCGTGCCCGCGGTGACCGCCTTCATCCAGCTGCTGTTCCCGCCGCAGGCGCGCGGCAAGGCGTTCGCCATCATGGGCGCCGTCATCGGCGTCTCGTCCGCGCTCGGCCCGATCGTGGGAGGCCTCATCATCCAGGCGGCGGGGGAGGAGTCGGGCTGGCGCCTGGTCTTCTTCGTGAACCTGCCCGTCGGCCTCGCGACCGTCATCGCCGCGATCTTCCTGCTCCCGAGCCGCCGCGTGGCCGAGGAGGTCGCGGGCGACGTGCGCGCGCAGTCCGGCCAGCGCGGAGCCGGTGCCCCGGCCAAGCCCGCGGCCCCCGCGGCCACCGGCGTCGACCTCGTCGGCATCCTCCTCGTGAGCGCCGGCCTCGTGGCCCTGCTCGTGCCGCTCATCGACGGCCAGGACCAGGGCTGGCCGCTCTGGACCTACCTCTCCCTCGCCGGCGGCGTCGTCCTCCTCGCGCTCTTCGGCGCGTGGGAGGTCATGCAGACGAAGCGCGCGAAGAGCGTCCTCGTGCCGCCGCACCTGTTCTCGCACCCGGCCTTCACGGGCGGCGTGATCCTCGCGATGGTCTACTTCGCGGCCTTCACGAGCATCTTCTTCACGATCTCGATCCTCTGGCAGTCGGGCCTGGGCAACACGGCGCTCGCGTCGGGCCTCGTCTCCATCCCGTTCGCCATCGGCAGCATCGTGGGCTCCTCGCAGAGCAACCGGCTCACCAACCGCCTCGGCCGCAGCGTCCTCGTGATCGGCACGGCGCTCGTCAGCGTCGGCCTCATCTGGCTCTGGCTCGTGCTGCTGAACACGGCCGCCGAGGACCTGAACAGCTGGATGCTCCTCGTCCCGCTGCTGCTCGCGGGCATCGGCAACGGCCTCTTCATCGCCCCGAACGCGCAGTTCATCGTCGCGACGGTCGACCCCGCCGAGGCGGGCGCCGCGTCCGGCGTCATCGGCACCGTGCAGCGCGTCGGCTCGGCCGTCGGCATCGCGGTGATCGGCAGCGTGCTGTTCGCGGGCGTGGCCGGCGCCGGGATCCGCGGACCGCAGATGGTGCCGCAGGCGTTCACCGACGCGTCGGCCTCGGCCATGGGCGTCAGCGCGATCTTCGCGGTCGTCGCCTTCGCGCTCGTCTTCACCCTGCCGCGGCGGGTGTCGCGCGGGCACTGA
- a CDS encoding UbiA family prenyltransferase, which translates to MTDGSERMSRIAPSGIGAAVRRLVLISRPVLWINTIGSGLVAVWLTGALFDLRALPIILWLTLPFNLLIYGVNDIYDQDTDAANPRKGSLEGARIKPSEVRLIAGAVAAVNIPFLVYFLLVLPPLANAAILLYAGVFVFYSAPPLRFKARPFLDSLSNAAYALPLVIVPAALEVTPVWPAALGLMAWSVAKHAFDAVQDIVEDREAGITTTAVRLGPRGTALWSGAWWIVSTALFAVVSVPVAAVNLLIAGILVVSLLRDPTPATGHRLYRLSVAFPYIAGTFAGVLLMVAIVLVGYP; encoded by the coding sequence GTGACCGACGGCAGCGAGCGGATGTCGCGCATCGCACCGTCGGGGATCGGCGCGGCCGTGCGCCGCCTCGTGCTGATCTCGCGTCCGGTGCTGTGGATCAACACCATCGGTTCCGGCCTCGTGGCCGTGTGGCTCACCGGTGCGCTCTTCGACCTCCGGGCCCTGCCGATCATCCTGTGGCTCACCCTGCCGTTCAACCTGCTCATCTACGGCGTCAACGACATCTACGACCAGGACACGGACGCGGCCAACCCCCGCAAGGGCTCGCTCGAGGGCGCCCGGATCAAGCCGTCCGAGGTGCGGCTCATCGCCGGGGCCGTCGCCGCCGTCAACATCCCGTTCCTCGTCTACTTCCTCCTGGTGCTGCCGCCGCTCGCGAACGCGGCGATCCTGCTCTACGCGGGCGTGTTCGTCTTCTACTCCGCGCCCCCGCTGCGCTTCAAGGCGCGGCCCTTCCTCGACTCGCTGAGCAACGCCGCCTACGCTCTGCCGCTGGTGATCGTGCCGGCGGCCCTCGAGGTCACGCCGGTCTGGCCCGCCGCCCTCGGCCTGATGGCCTGGAGCGTGGCCAAGCACGCCTTCGACGCGGTGCAGGACATCGTGGAGGACCGCGAGGCGGGCATCACCACCACCGCGGTGCGGCTCGGCCCGCGCGGGACGGCCCTGTGGAGCGGGGCCTGGTGGATCGTCTCGACCGCGCTGTTCGCCGTGGTGAGCGTCCCCGTGGCGGCCGTCAACCTGCTGATCGCCGGCATCCTCGTGGTGTCCCTGCTGCGCGACCCGACGCCGGCGACCGGCCACCGCCTCTACCGCCTGTCGGTCGCGTTCCCGTACATCGCGGGGACGTTCGCCGGGGTGCTGCTCATGGTCGCGATCGTGCTGGTGGGGTACCCGTGA
- a CDS encoding phytoene desaturase family protein: MSRIVVVGGGMGGLTAAALLAHAGHRVTLLEASAELGGKSRRIRLGDDRIDTGPSLVTFPAVWDELLRRLGDGGSAPDRTRDAGRLDLVRMPEVGRYYYDGEETSLPVAPDHPWYPAWRRFSDLHAPLADDVTELLLADPLDRAALPALRRLLDVYGSRLTTRAYLDGLPWLPDGLREIIAIHTLNAGVSPARTPALYASMPAIMAETGAWVPRGGVYEIVLALGRLAEAAGVDVRTGEAVTRIERGSVTTTAGRHPADLVVSALDADRLAALTGPSRIPSLPRLRPRALSCSAVAVYGVLREELPAEIATHSVVLPTKPAALHRSLEAGDEPADTMVFVNQYRAGEVYPNPRSTLGILLTAPADGGRYTADHPFVRREVDRVSAAIGLDGPLTDLLDERIVLDPRYYGEGGEPHGALYGAARPPWLSGPFHRPSYNDPWRPWLWRVGASVHPGGGIPAVVGGAMIAVTRLLRSHRA; encoded by the coding sequence GTGAGCCGCATCGTCGTGGTCGGCGGCGGGATGGGCGGGCTCACCGCCGCCGCGCTGCTCGCGCACGCGGGCCACCGCGTCACCCTCCTCGAGGCCTCCGCCGAGCTCGGCGGCAAGAGCCGTCGCATCCGACTGGGGGACGACCGCATCGACACCGGGCCGTCGCTCGTGACGTTCCCGGCGGTGTGGGACGAGCTGCTGCGCCGGCTCGGCGACGGCGGGAGCGCCCCCGACCGCACCCGCGACGCCGGCCGGCTCGACCTGGTGCGGATGCCCGAGGTCGGCCGCTACTACTACGACGGCGAGGAGACCTCGCTGCCGGTGGCGCCGGATCACCCCTGGTACCCGGCCTGGCGCCGCTTCTCCGACCTGCACGCGCCCCTCGCCGACGACGTCACCGAGCTGCTGCTCGCCGACCCGCTCGACCGGGCCGCCCTCCCCGCGCTCCGCCGGCTGCTGGACGTCTACGGCTCGCGCCTCACCACGCGCGCCTACCTCGACGGCCTGCCGTGGCTGCCCGACGGGCTGCGCGAGATCATCGCGATCCACACCCTCAACGCGGGCGTCTCGCCCGCGCGTACGCCGGCGCTCTACGCGAGCATGCCGGCGATCATGGCGGAGACCGGAGCCTGGGTGCCGCGCGGCGGCGTCTACGAGATCGTGCTCGCGCTGGGTCGGCTGGCCGAGGCCGCCGGGGTCGACGTGCGCACCGGCGAGGCCGTCACCCGCATCGAGCGCGGGTCGGTCACCACCACCGCTGGGCGCCACCCCGCCGACCTGGTCGTCAGCGCCCTGGATGCCGACCGGCTGGCCGCGCTGACCGGCCCGTCGCGGATCCCGTCGCTCCCCCGCCTGCGCCCCCGCGCCCTCTCCTGCTCGGCCGTCGCGGTGTACGGCGTGCTGCGCGAGGAGCTGCCCGCGGAGATCGCGACGCACAGCGTGGTGCTGCCGACGAAGCCCGCCGCGCTGCACCGCAGCCTGGAGGCGGGCGACGAGCCGGCCGACACGATGGTGTTCGTCAACCAGTACCGTGCGGGCGAGGTGTACCCGAACCCGCGCAGCACCCTGGGGATCCTGCTCACCGCGCCCGCGGACGGCGGTCGCTACACGGCCGACCACCCCTTCGTGCGGCGCGAGGTCGACCGGGTCTCCGCGGCGATAGGGCTCGACGGGCCGCTCACCGACCTCCTCGACGAGCGGATCGTGCTCGACCCGCGGTACTACGGCGAGGGCGGCGAGCCGCACGGCGCGCTCTACGGGGCCGCGCGCCCGCCGTGGCTGAGCGGGCCGTTCCACCGCCCCTCGTACAACGACCCCTGGCGCCCCTGGCTGTGGCGGGTGGGCGCGTCGGTGCACCCCGGCGGCGGCATCCCGGCGGTGGTGGGCGGCGCGATGATCGCGGTGACGCGACTGCTGAGGTCGCACCGGGCCTGA